In Acidobacteriota bacterium, a genomic segment contains:
- a CDS encoding response regulator produces MTTETDRVAILVDDMFFTAKINAAAAECGRQIERVKSREQLEGLVAKPPSLVIIDLNSDRLDPLEVIRLLKSHSELSAVPVVSFVSHVQTELIRQAQAAGCDYVLPRSAFTQMLLEIVSGNLGALSRRA; encoded by the coding sequence ATGACAACAGAGACAGATAGAGTCGCGATCCTGGTCGATGACATGTTCTTCACCGCGAAGATCAACGCTGCGGCGGCGGAATGCGGACGACAGATCGAGCGAGTCAAGTCGCGCGAGCAACTCGAGGGGCTTGTCGCGAAGCCGCCGTCGCTGGTGATCATCGATCTCAACTCTGATCGTTTGGACCCTCTCGAAGTGATCCGGCTTCTCAAATCACATTCTGAGTTGAGCGCGGTGCCGGTTGTCAGCTTCGTTTCGCACGTTCAGACCGAGCTAATCCGGCAGGCTCAAGCCGCGGGCTGCGATTATGTGTTGCCTCGGTCGGCGTTCACGCAGATGCTTTTGGAGATCGTTTCCGGGAACCTTGGCGCTCTCAGTAGGCGCGCGTAG
- a CDS encoding lipocalin-like domain-containing protein — MKLKAALVLLIVLVSAVNVFAADPKLEGAYKFVSLKFEGGGQTEAEAKGMIVVHGKYMAFVKASVGRQTWEQSEPQEERAKKIVAAFQGLAATCGTFEVQGNVISLLQLAQAGPSSMGTTTKWEYKLDGKKLTLKPVASPGVEFSFERLP, encoded by the coding sequence ATGAAACTCAAAGCAGCACTTGTTCTTTTGATTGTTCTCGTCTCGGCGGTGAACGTATTCGCGGCCGATCCGAAGCTCGAGGGCGCGTACAAATTCGTCAGCCTGAAGTTTGAGGGAGGCGGTCAGACTGAAGCCGAAGCAAAAGGGATGATCGTTGTGCACGGCAAGTATATGGCGTTCGTTAAGGCGAGCGTCGGACGCCAGACCTGGGAGCAAAGCGAGCCCCAGGAAGAGCGCGCGAAAAAGATTGTCGCGGCGTTCCAGGGTCTTGCCGCCACTTGTGGCACTTTCGAGGTACAGGGCAACGTGATCAGCTTGTTACAGCTCGCGCAGGCAGGCCCGTCTTCAATGGGAACGACGACTAAGTGGGAGTACAAGCTCGACGGCAAGAAGCTAACGCTCAAGCCGGTCGCCAGTCCGGGTGTCGAGTTCAGTTTCGAGCGGCTGCCTTAG